A region of the Variovorax sp. 54 genome:
CATGACCGGCTATGCCAGCGGCCAGAACGGCCCCGCAGGCAGCCACTCCGAAGCCGATGCACGGCCCTCCGCCGCGGGCCGACTCGGGGTCGAAATCCGCTCGGTCAACAGCCGCTTTCTCGACCTCACCTTCAAGCTCCCCGAGGAGCTGCGCCAGCATGAGACCGCGCTGCGCGAGCTGCTCACGGCCAAGCTCAAGCGCGGCAAGGTCGAGGTGCGCGCGGCCATCGAGAACACGTCCCAGGCGGGCGTGGTCGAGCCCTCCGTCAAGCTGCTTCAGCGGCTGAACGGCGTGCAGGACGGCATCCGCGCCTGGCTGCCCGGCGCCCGCGAGCTCAGCGTGGCCGACGTGCTGCGGCTGGCCGGCGGCGACGGTGCCACGCGCGGCGACTGGGGCCCCGACCTGCTCGACGTGGCAGGCAAGGCCCTGGAGGCCCTGATGTCGGCCCGCCAGCGCGAAGGCGCCCGGCTGGCCAAGATGCTCGAGGCCCACCTGGCCCAGCTGCGCACCCTGGTGCAGCAGGCTGGCCCGCTGGTGCCGCAGCTGGTCGAACAGCAGCGCAACCGCTTCCTGGAGCGCTGGCAGGAGGCCATGGGCCTGACCGCCGGCACGGGCGGCACGCTGCCCGAAGCCGCCCAGGACCGCGCCCTGACCGAAGCCACCGCCTTCGCGATCCGCATCGACGTGGCGGAAGAGCTCACGCGGCTGAATTCGCACCTCGACGAGATCGAGCGGCTGCTCAAGAAGGGCGGCGACATCGGCAAGCGGCTGGATTTCCTGATCCAGGAACTGCACCGCGAAGCCAACACCCTGGGCTCCAAATCGGCGGCCCTGGAACTCACACGCATCGGCGTGGACATGAAGGTCCTCATCGAGCAGATGCGCGAGCAGGTGCAGAACATCGAATGACGACGAGCCCCCCCATGGACTATCCCGGCAACATCTTCGTGGTCGCCGCGCCCAGCGGCGCTGGCAAATCGAGCCTGGTCAAGGCGCTCATGGAGCTCGACTCGGCCGTTCAACCCTCGGTGTCCCACACCACTCGCCCCCCGCGCGGGCAGGAAAAACACGGCCGGGAGTACTTTTTTGCCTCCCCGACCGAGTTCGACGCCCTGATTGCGGCCGACGGCTTCGTGGAATGGGCCCACGTGCACGGCCACCGCTACGGCACGTCGAAGAAGGCGGTCGAGGAGCGGGTGGCCCTGGGCACCGACGTGATCCTCGAAATCGACTTCCAGGGCGCGCTGCAGATCCGCAAGACCTTTGCCAACGCGGTCATGATCTTCATCCTCCCGCCCAGCTGGGAAGAGCTGCGCTCCCGCCTCGAGCGGCGCGGCGAGGACAGCGCCGCAGTGATCGAACTGCGCCTGAAGAACGCGGCCGAAGAGATGGCCCAGGCCGGAAAATTCGATTTCGTTATAATCAACGAGTTATTTGAGCGCGCACTCTTCGATCTCAAGGCGATCGTCCACGCGCAGAGGCTCCGGTATTCCGCACAGCGCAGAGCACGTGCCGATACGTTCGCCGCACTGAACATCCCTTGAAATCCCCGCTCACCGACCGAAAGAATTCATCATGGCCCGCATCACCGTCGAAGATTGTCTCGTTCAGATCCCGAACCGCTTCCAGCTCGTTCTCGCCGCCACGTACCGTGCGCGCATGCTGAGCCAAGGCCACGCGCCCAAGATCGAAAGCAAGAACAAGCCCGCCGTCACGGCCCTGCGCGAAATCGCCGAAGGCAAGATCGGCATCGAAATGCTCAAGAAAGTGCCGGGCTGATCTTCTGACGCAGCCCTGCAACGAAAAGGCACCGCATTGCGGTGCTTTTTTTACGTCCGGACGCGTCCACAGAGCGGTCACGCTAAAGTGATAGCCATGAGTGCGGTCGCCAAACCTACGTCCCTCACGCCGAAACCGAGTCCGGCGGCGCTGAACGCGGCCGCCGCGAGTTTTGCCGCGTTGACGGCCCGCCTCGACTACCTGAGCCCCGAAGACACCGAGCTGGTTCGCCGGGCCTACCGCTTCGCCGACGAAGCCCACCTCGGGCAGCTGCGCAACAGCGGCGAGCCGTACATCACCCACCCCATCGCCGTGGCGGCGCAGTGCGCCGAGTGGAAGCTCGACGCGCAGGCGCTCATGGCCGCGCTGTTGCACGACGCCATCGAAGACTGCGGTGTCACCAAGCCGGAACTCATCGAGCGCTTCGGCGCCCCGGTGGCCGAGCTGGTCGACGGGCTCACCAAGCTCGACAAGCTGCAGTTCAACACGCGCGAAGAAAACCAGGCCGAGTCCTTCCGCAAGATGCTGCTGGCCATGGCGCGCGATGTGCGCGTCATCCTGGTCAAGCTGGCCGACCGCACGCACAACATGCGCACGCTGGCCGATGCGCCGCGCGAAAAGTGGGCCCGCATCTCGCGTGAAACGCTGGAAATCTACGCCCCCATTGCGCACCGGCTGGGCCTGAACCAGACCTACCGCGAGCTGCAGGACCTGTCGTTCCGGCACCTCAAGCCCTGGCGCTACGCCACGCTGGCCAAGGCCGTTGCCAAGGCCCGCGGACGACGACGCGACCTGATCCAGAAGGTGCAGAAAGAGGTCGAGACGGCCTTCTCCGCCGCCAGCATGACGCTGCGCATCGCGGGGCGCGAGAAAACGCTCTATTCCATCTACCGCAAGATGGAAGAAAAGCACCTGAGCTTCGCGCAGGTCACCGACATCTACGGCTTCCGGCTCATCGTGCCGAACGTGATCGCCTGCTACACGGGCCTGGGCATCCTGCACCAGATGTACAAGCCGCTGCCCGGCAAGTTCAAGGACCACATCGCGATCGCCAAGCTCAACGGCTACCAGTCGCTGCACACCACGCTGGTGGGGCCGGCCGGCGTGAGCGTGGAGTTCCAGCTGCGCACCGAGGCCATGCACGTCGTGGCCGAGTCTGGCGTGGCAGCGCACTGGCTCTACAAGGCCGCCGAACCCAATGCCGCGAGCAACGACCGGCTGGGCACCAAGTGGCTGCAGTCGCTGCTCGACATCCAGGACGAGACGCGCGACGCCGCCGAGTTCTGGGACCACGTCAAGGTCGACCTGTTCCCCGATGCCGTCTACGTCTTCACGCCCAAGAGCCAGATCATGGCGCTGCCGCGCGGCGCCACGGTGGTCGACTTTGCGTACGCGATCCACAGCAACATCGGCGACCACACCTCGGCCGCGCGCATCAACGGCGACCAGGTGCCGCTGCGCACCGAGCTGAAGAACGGCGACGTGGTCGAAGTGATCACCGCCCCCGTGTCGACGCCCAACCCCGCGTGGCTGGGCTTCGTGCGCACCGGCCGGGCACGCTCCAAGATCCGCCACTACCTGAAGACCCTGGCGCATGCCGAGTCCGAAGGCCTGGGCGAAAAGCTGCTGGCCCAGGCGCTGCGCGCCGAAGGCCTCGGCAAGCTGCCCGAGGAAGACGAACAACACCAGGCGCTGTGGGAGAAGCTGCTGCGCTTCACCGGCAACCGCACCCGCGCCGAGCTGCTGACCGACATCGGCCTGGGCAAGCGCATCGCGAGCATCGTCGCCAAGCGGCTCATGGCGCTGATGGCCGAGATCGGCGAGCGCCCTGACGCCCTTCTCCTGAGCCGCGAGCGCTTCACCTCGCACGAGGCCGTGTCGCAAGGCGCTGTGACGCTCGACGGCAGCGAGAACTCTTCCGTGCGCTTCGCGCAGTGCTGCCGCCCCATTCCCGGCGACCAGATCGTCGGCTACCTCGGGCACGGCGAAGGGCTGGTGGTGCACACCGACGACTGCGGCGTGGGCCAGCGCCTGCGCAACAAGGACAGCGAACGCTTCTTCGCGGTTGAATGGGCCGACGAGCCCACACGCGCCTTCGAGACCGGCGTGGTCATCACCGTGCGCAACGACAAGGGCGTGCTGGCCCGCGTGGCCGCCACCCTGGCCGATGCCGAAGCCGACATCACGCACGTGGAAATGGCCGACGAGACCCCGCAGGACTCGACCGACCTGCGCTTCGTGATCGCGGTGCGCGACCGTGCGCACCTTGACGCCGTGCTGCGCGCCGCGCGCCGGACCGCGTCGGTGCTGACCGCGGCGCGGACGATTCCGGCGCCCTGACCTTCTTCGTCAGTTCGCCGGCGTGCGCGGCGCCGGGTAGCTCACCGACAGAATCTCCACCTCGTGCGCCCCGCCGGGCGTCATGAGCTTCACCACGTCGCCTTCGCGCGCCTTGAGCAACGCGCGTGCGATCGGGGAAATCCAGCTGACCTCCGACTTGGCGCTCTCGGCCTCGTCGATGCCGAGGATCGTGACGCTGCGCTCCTCGCCGGTCTCGTCGGCATAGCGGACCGTGGCACCGAAGAAGACCTGGTCACGCCCATGGTGTACCGAGGGGTCGGTGATCTCCGCGATTTCGAGGCGCTTGCCGAGAAAGCGGATGCGCCGGTCGATCTCGCGCAGGCGCTTCTTGCCGTAGAGGTAGTCGCCGTTCTCGGAGCGGTCGCCGTTCTTCGCGGCCCAGTGCACGGCCTCAACGACCTTGGGGCGCTCCTCGTCCATCAGCTGCAGCAGTTCGTCGCGCAGGCGCGCGTAGCCCTCGGGCGTGATGTAGTTCTTGCTGCCGGCCGGCAGCGGGGGCGCCGCGCCGCCTGCGCCGTCATCGTCGTCGTCCGCATCGGCGTCCGACTCCTTGGTGAATGCCTTGTTCAATGCAGAGCCCTTCAAATCGGAAATACTGGGCGCCCTTGCCGCGCCCCTACAAGCCGGTGAGTTTGCCGCAACCGCAATGCCCAGGAGACAGGAGCCCCTGTGATCGCCACCAGACACTTCTCACGCCGCTGCAGCACCTCGGCGAAGCTTCATTTTGGCGTTCTCGCGGCCCTTGCCGGCGTGCTGTTCGCCCTTCCCTTCAGCACCCACGCCAGAACGCAGACCTGCTTCGTCGTGAGCATCCACAGCGGCGATACCTTGACCGCCCGCTGCGGCGACGCGGCCAGTGCCAACGCGTGGCGTCGCGTGCGCCTGCAGGGCATCGAGGCACCAAAGCCCGGGCAACCCTTCGCAGAGCAGGCTCAGCAGAAGATGCACGACATGGTCCGTCTCAAGCCGGCAGATGTCGACTGCGACGATCCCACATCTCACGCCCGCGAACGCATCTGTCGTGTGATGGTGACGCCGGACTCGGCACCCAACGGCCCGAGGACGCTCGACGCAAGCCTGGCATTGCTGACCGTCGGATTGGCGCGCTGGAAGCCCGCGCAAGCGCAGCGCCTGTCGCCCCAGGAGCGCGGGCAGTACGAATTCGCAGAGGAAGAAGCAAAAGCCAAGCGGGCCGGCCTCTGGAAAGACGCGCGACCGGTGCACCCTTGATGCGGGCACGGCGCAATGACCGGCCAAAGAAAAAGGGTTAGCTCGAAAAACGAGCTAACCCTTGAAGAGTGGTGCGGCTGGCAGGAATTGAACCCACGACCCCTTGGTTCGTAGCCAAGTACTCTATCCAACTGAGCTACAGCCGCACAGCTTTCGATTATAGCGTGTTTTTTCGCGCGCCCAAACCTTTGTGATCGAAAGCTGAAAATACGAACGATGACAGCCAATCAGAGCGCCTATTCCCGTGCATCTGACCCGCGCCTCTCCAAAGAGGCCCATCCGACCCGGTACACTCCGCCCCGCCCGGAATAGCCTGGGCCGCCGTAGGCAACACGGCGCCATACCATCCAAGGAATACTGAATGAACCGCATCGAACTGGTCGAGAAGATCGCCACCACCCACAACCTGAGCAAGGCCGAGGCCGCACGCGTGCTCGAAACGATCACCAGCAGCGTCGTCGCTGCCGTGAAGAAGGGCGACTCGGTCCAGCTGGTCGGCTTCGGTACTTTCAAGCAAGTCGCACGCGCCGCACGCTCGGGCTTCAACCCCCAAGCCGGCACCAAGATCAAGATCGCCGCCACCAAGGTGCCGAAGTTCGTCGCCGGCGCTGCCTTCAAGGCCGCCATCGACCCCAAGGCCGCCAAGCGCAAGGCTGAAAAGGCCGCTGCTGCACCCGCTGCCAAGAAGGCCGCCGCTCCGAAGAAGGCAGCTGTCACCAAGGCTGCTGTCACGAAGGCCGTCGTCGCCAAGGCTCCCGCCAAGAAGGCCGTCGCCAAGAAGAAGTAAGACCGACGATGCGACGACAGTTGCACAGGCCTGGCCTGGCAGTTGTCTGTATCGACGTCAAAAAGCCGCCCTCGGGCGGCTTTTTTTGTGGGCGCGTGCCGCGCAGCGAATGCGGGCAGCGCAACCCTCTGTGAGGGCCCCAAACGAAAATAGCCTGGAAGAGAAACCCTTCCAGGCTATTCGAGAGATGGTGCGGCTGGCAGGAATTGAACCCACGACCCCTTGGTTCGTAGCCAAGTACTCTATCCAACTGAGCTACAGCCGCGCAGCCTTGAATTCTACCCTGCCGAAAGCGCTGTTCCGGCGAGGCCTTCAAAAAAGCTTCACTGCCTTGTGATGCGACGGCCTCAGGCCACTTGTTCGCCGCCCGCCTTGCGCCCCATCAGCCTTGCGGCCATGCGCTTCACCAGCAGGTAGAACAGCGGCACGAAGAAGATGCCCAGCGCCGTCGCCGCGAGCACGCCACCGAACACGCCGGTGCCGATCGCGGTCTGGCTGCCCGAGCCCGCGCCGGTGGCAAGTGCCAGCGGAATCACGCCCGCCAGGAAGGCCAGCGACGTCATCAGGATGGGCCGCAACCGCAGGCGCGCGCCTTCGGCCACGGCTTCGAGCAGCGGCACGCCACGGCGCAACGCGGCTTCCGCGAACTCGATGATCAGGATCGCGTTCTTGGCCGACAGGCCGATGGTCGCGAGCAGGCCGACCTGGAAGTAGATGTCGTTCGACAACCCGCGCAACGCCGCCGCGATCACCGCGCCGAGCACGCCCAGCGGAATCACCAGCATCACAGAGACCGGCACCGACCAGCTCTCGTACAGCGCCGCCAGGCACAGGAACACCACGAGGATCGACAACGCGAACAGCAGCGGTGCCTGCCCGCCCGACAGCCGCTCCTGGTACGACAGGCCACTCCAGGCCTGGCCCGTGCCGCGCTGCTGCTTCGCGAGGCTCTCGATGGCCGCCATGGCCGTGCCCGAGCTAATGCCCTGCGCGGCCGCGCCCTGGATCTGCACCGCGGGCAGGCCGTTGTAGCGCTCCAGCTGCGACGCGCCCTGCGACCAGTGCGTGGTCGCAAAGGCCGAGAACGGCGTCATCGCACCCGTGCTGCCGCGCACGAACCACTGGCTGATGTCGTCCGGTGCCGAACGGTACGGCGCATCGGCCTGCACGTACACGCGCTTCACGCGGCCACGGTCGATGAAGTCGTTCACGTAGCTGCCGCCCCAGGCGATGCCCAGCGTGGTGTTCACGTCGTCCAGCGACAGCCGCAGGGCCGAGGCCTTCAGCTGGTCGATGTCGACCTGCAGCTGCGGCGTGCCGGCCACGCTGTTGGCGCGCACCGACTGCAGGCGCTTGTCCTTGTTGGCCTCGCGCACCAGTGTTTCGCGCGCCTGCAACAGCCGCTCGGCGCCCATGCCCGAGGTGTCCTGCAGCCAGAACTCGAAGCCGTTCGATTCGCCCAGCCCTTCGATGGGCGGCGGCACCATGCCGAAGACCTCGGCGTCGCGCTGCTGCCTGGCCAGCGCCTTGCCGGCGCGCTCGACGATGGCGTGCGCGCGCTTGTCGGCACTGGCGCGTTCGGACCAGTCCTTCAGCGAGACGAACGCCATGCCCATGTTCTGCCCCGAGCCGCTGTAGCTCCAGCCGGTGAGCGTGAAGATGGTGTCGGTCGTGTCCTTCTCGGTTTCGAGAAAGTGCTTTTCGATGGCGCGGTTCACTTCGTCGGTGCGGCCCGCCGTGGCGCCGGCCGGCAGCGTCGCGATCACCATCACGCTGCCCTGGTCCTCTTCCGGCAGGAAGCCGCCGGGCAGGCTCAGGTACAGCAGGCCCATGCCGGCCACGATGGCGACGTACACGGCCGTGAAGCGCAGCGGCTTGCGCAGGATGCGGCCCAGCACGCTCACGTAGCGGCCCTGCGCTGCGTCGAAGCGGCGGTTGAACGCGCCCAGGAAGCCACGCGTGCGCGGTGGCACGCCGGGCTTCAGGAAGCGCGCGCACAGCGCCGGAATGAGCACGATGGCCACCACCACCGACAGCGCCATCGACGCAATGATGGTCACCGAGAACTGCCGGTAGATCACGCCCACCGAGCCCCCGAAGAAGGCCATGGGCAGGAACACCGCCGACACCACCACCGCGATGCCGACGAGTGCGCCGGTGATCTCTTTCATCGACTTGATGGTGGCCGCCTTCGCATCGAGCCCCTCTTCGTGCATGACGCGCTCGACGTTCTCCACCACCACGATGGCGTCGTCCACCAGCAGGCCGATGGCCAGCACCATGCCGAACAGCGTGAGCACGTTGATCGAATAGCCAAAGGCCGCCAGCACGCCGAAGGTGCCCAACAGCACCACCGGCACGGTGATCGCGGGGATCACCGTGGCGCGCCAGTTCTGCAAGAAGAGGAACATCACGACCACCACCAGCGCGATGGCCTCCAGCAGCGTCCGGATGACCGACTTGATGGAGATCTTGACGAAGCGCGTGGTGTCTTCCGCGTAGGCCACGCGCAGGCCGGCGGGCAGCGAGCGCTCGAGCTCGGCGATGCGCGCCTTCACCGCACTGGCGGTGGTCAGCGCGTTGGCGCCGGGCGCCAGCATCACGGCCGAGCCCGCGGCCGGGTGGCCGTTCAGGCGCGTGGTCTCGGCATACGACTCGCTGCCGATTTCCACGCGTGCCACGTCGCCCAGCCGCACCACGGCACCATCGGCCTGGGTCTTGAGCACGATGCCCTTGAACTGATCGGGCGTCTGCAGCCGCGAGAGCGCAGTGACGGTGGCGTTGAGGTGCTGTGTCGGCGCCGACGGCCGCGCGCCGATCTCGCCCACCGACACCTGCGTGTTCTGCGCGGCAATGGCGGCCGTCACGTCGGACGGCATCAGCTGGTAGCTGGCCAGCCGGTGCGGGTCGAGCCAGATGCGCATGGCGTACGCCGCGCCGAAGGCCTGCACCGAGCCCACGCCGTCGACGCGGCTGATGGGGTCGCGCAGGTTGCTGGCCATCCAGTCGGCGATGTCGGTGTCGGTGCGCTGGCCGGTCTCGTCGTAGAGCGCCACGATCAGCAGGAAGTTGTTCTGCGACTTGGCGACCGTCACGCCCTGCTGCTGCACCGCCTGCGGCAGCCGGCTGGTGGCCTGGCTGACCTTGTTCTGCACCTGCACCTGCGCGGTGTCGGGGTCGATGCCCTGGCGGAAGGTGACGTTGATCTCGGTGTAGCCGGCCGAGCTGCTCGTCGACTTGAAGTACATCAGGCCGTCGATGCCCTTGAGCTGCTGCTCGAGCACCTGCGTCACGCTGTTTTCCACCGCCTGCGCCGAGGCGCCGGGGTAGTTGGCGGACACCACCACGGTGGGCGGCGCGATGTCCGGGTACTGCGACACCGGCAGCGTGCGAATGGCCACGCCGCCGGCCAGCATGATGAGGATGGCAATGACCCAGGCGAAGACAGGCCGCTGGATGAAGAAATTGGCGATCACGGGAGGTTCTTGTCGTTTCTTAATCGGCGGGCGATGCACCCGCCGTGGACACCGGCACCGGCTTCACTTTTTCGCCGGGGCGCGCGCGCTGCAGGCCGTCGACCACGAGGCGGTCGCCTTCGCGCAGGCCCTGGGTCACGACCCAGTGCTCGCCCTCGCTGCTGCGCACTTCGAGCGCGCGCAGCTCGACCTTGTTGTCGGCCCCCACAACCAGCGCGGTCGGTTCGCCCTTTTCGTTGCGCGCCACGCCGCGCTGCGGCGCCAGGATGGCCCGGCGCTCGACGCCGGACTCGACCTGCGCACGCACGTACATGCCGGGCAGCAGCAGCCCTTGCGGGTTCGGAAATTCCGCGCGCAATGTGACCGAGCCGGTGGCCGCGTCGACACTCACTTCGGAGAACTTCAGCGTGCCGGCGTGCGGGTACGGCAGGCCGTCTTCCATGCGCAGGCTGACCTTGGTGCTGGCCGGCGCCATGTCGCCCGAGATGAAGCGGCGCTTGAGCTTCGTCAGCTCCAGGCTCGACTGCACGACATCGACATAGATCGG
Encoded here:
- a CDS encoding efflux RND transporter permease subunit, with the translated sequence MIANFFIQRPVFAWVIAILIMLAGGVAIRTLPVSQYPDIAPPTVVVSANYPGASAQAVENSVTQVLEQQLKGIDGLMYFKSTSSSAGYTEINVTFRQGIDPDTAQVQVQNKVSQATSRLPQAVQQQGVTVAKSQNNFLLIVALYDETGQRTDTDIADWMASNLRDPISRVDGVGSVQAFGAAYAMRIWLDPHRLASYQLMPSDVTAAIAAQNTQVSVGEIGARPSAPTQHLNATVTALSRLQTPDQFKGIVLKTQADGAVVRLGDVARVEIGSESYAETTRLNGHPAAGSAVMLAPGANALTTASAVKARIAELERSLPAGLRVAYAEDTTRFVKISIKSVIRTLLEAIALVVVVMFLFLQNWRATVIPAITVPVVLLGTFGVLAAFGYSINVLTLFGMVLAIGLLVDDAIVVVENVERVMHEEGLDAKAATIKSMKEITGALVGIAVVVSAVFLPMAFFGGSVGVIYRQFSVTIIASMALSVVVAIVLIPALCARFLKPGVPPRTRGFLGAFNRRFDAAQGRYVSVLGRILRKPLRFTAVYVAIVAGMGLLYLSLPGGFLPEEDQGSVMVIATLPAGATAGRTDEVNRAIEKHFLETEKDTTDTIFTLTGWSYSGSGQNMGMAFVSLKDWSERASADKRAHAIVERAGKALARQQRDAEVFGMVPPPIEGLGESNGFEFWLQDTSGMGAERLLQARETLVREANKDKRLQSVRANSVAGTPQLQVDIDQLKASALRLSLDDVNTTLGIAWGGSYVNDFIDRGRVKRVYVQADAPYRSAPDDISQWFVRGSTGAMTPFSAFATTHWSQGASQLERYNGLPAVQIQGAAAQGISSGTAMAAIESLAKQQRGTGQAWSGLSYQERLSGGQAPLLFALSILVVFLCLAALYESWSVPVSVMLVIPLGVLGAVIAAALRGLSNDIYFQVGLLATIGLSAKNAILIIEFAEAALRRGVPLLEAVAEGARLRLRPILMTSLAFLAGVIPLALATGAGSGSQTAIGTGVFGGVLAATALGIFFVPLFYLLVKRMAARLMGRKAGGEQVA
- the rpoZ gene encoding DNA-directed RNA polymerase subunit omega, with protein sequence MARITVEDCLVQIPNRFQLVLAATYRARMLSQGHAPKIESKNKPAVTALREIAEGKIGIEMLKKVPG
- a CDS encoding YicC/YloC family endoribonuclease; translation: MPVYSMTGYASGQNGPAGSHSEADARPSAAGRLGVEIRSVNSRFLDLTFKLPEELRQHETALRELLTAKLKRGKVEVRAAIENTSQAGVVEPSVKLLQRLNGVQDGIRAWLPGARELSVADVLRLAGGDGATRGDWGPDLLDVAGKALEALMSARQREGARLAKMLEAHLAQLRTLVQQAGPLVPQLVEQQRNRFLERWQEAMGLTAGTGGTLPEAAQDRALTEATAFAIRIDVAEELTRLNSHLDEIERLLKKGGDIGKRLDFLIQELHREANTLGSKSAALELTRIGVDMKVLIEQMREQVQNIE
- a CDS encoding RelA/SpoT family protein, producing the protein MSAVAKPTSLTPKPSPAALNAAAASFAALTARLDYLSPEDTELVRRAYRFADEAHLGQLRNSGEPYITHPIAVAAQCAEWKLDAQALMAALLHDAIEDCGVTKPELIERFGAPVAELVDGLTKLDKLQFNTREENQAESFRKMLLAMARDVRVILVKLADRTHNMRTLADAPREKWARISRETLEIYAPIAHRLGLNQTYRELQDLSFRHLKPWRYATLAKAVAKARGRRRDLIQKVQKEVETAFSAASMTLRIAGREKTLYSIYRKMEEKHLSFAQVTDIYGFRLIVPNVIACYTGLGILHQMYKPLPGKFKDHIAIAKLNGYQSLHTTLVGPAGVSVEFQLRTEAMHVVAESGVAAHWLYKAAEPNAASNDRLGTKWLQSLLDIQDETRDAAEFWDHVKVDLFPDAVYVFTPKSQIMALPRGATVVDFAYAIHSNIGDHTSAARINGDQVPLRTELKNGDVVEVITAPVSTPNPAWLGFVRTGRARSKIRHYLKTLAHAESEGLGEKLLAQALRAEGLGKLPEEDEQHQALWEKLLRFTGNRTRAELLTDIGLGKRIASIVAKRLMALMAEIGERPDALLLSRERFTSHEAVSQGAVTLDGSENSSVRFAQCCRPIPGDQIVGYLGHGEGLVVHTDDCGVGQRLRNKDSERFFAVEWADEPTRAFETGVVITVRNDKGVLARVAATLADAEADITHVEMADETPQDSTDLRFVIAVRDRAHLDAVLRAARRTASVLTAARTIPAP
- the greB gene encoding transcription elongation factor GreB; amino-acid sequence: MNKAFTKESDADADDDDDGAGGAAPPLPAGSKNYITPEGYARLRDELLQLMDEERPKVVEAVHWAAKNGDRSENGDYLYGKKRLREIDRRIRFLGKRLEIAEITDPSVHHGRDQVFFGATVRYADETGEERSVTILGIDEAESAKSEVSWISPIARALLKAREGDVVKLMTPGGAHEVEILSVSYPAPRTPAN
- a CDS encoding HU family DNA-binding protein; translation: MNRIELVEKIATTHNLSKAEAARVLETITSSVVAAVKKGDSVQLVGFGTFKQVARAARSGFNPQAGTKIKIAATKVPKFVAGAAFKAAIDPKAAKRKAEKAAAAPAAKKAAAPKKAAVTKAAVTKAVVAKAPAKKAVAKKK
- a CDS encoding thermonuclease family protein, which gives rise to MIATRHFSRRCSTSAKLHFGVLAALAGVLFALPFSTHARTQTCFVVSIHSGDTLTARCGDAASANAWRRVRLQGIEAPKPGQPFAEQAQQKMHDMVRLKPADVDCDDPTSHARERICRVMVTPDSAPNGPRTLDASLALLTVGLARWKPAQAQRLSPQERGQYEFAEEEAKAKRAGLWKDARPVHP
- the gmk gene encoding guanylate kinase codes for the protein MDYPGNIFVVAAPSGAGKSSLVKALMELDSAVQPSVSHTTRPPRGQEKHGREYFFASPTEFDALIAADGFVEWAHVHGHRYGTSKKAVEERVALGTDVILEIDFQGALQIRKTFANAVMIFILPPSWEELRSRLERRGEDSAAVIELRLKNAAEEMAQAGKFDFVIINELFERALFDLKAIVHAQRLRYSAQRRARADTFAALNIP